The genome window ATCTGGATGTATCGCAAGCCCTACATCCTGCACACCAAGAGCCTCACGATCGACGACCAGGTCGCCGTGATCGGTTCGAGCAACATGGACATGCGATCGTTCGGTCTCAACCTCGAGGTGTCGATGCTGGTGCGCGGGGAGGAATTCGTGACCGAGATGCGCGAGGTCGAAGACCACTACCGATCGCTCAGCCGGGAACTCACCCTGGAGGAGTGGATGCAGCAGCCGCTGCGCTCGACCGTCCTCGACAATCTCGCGCGACTCACGTCTGCACTGCAGTAACGCGTCGGTCGCCCGGGCGGGGGTGCCCGCCGATCGCGTCGGCCGGTACCCTGTTGTCCATGGCCACCCCCACACGCCTCATCGCCGCTCTCTCCGCCCTTGCGGCCGTCGCTCTGATCGCCGGATGCACGTCGACTCCCGGTGCGGACGCGCCCACGAACGCGCCGTCGACCTCGCCCTCGGCGGGAAGCGACGACGACTTCGATGACGTCGAGGGCGCGCTGCTCGACGACGGCAGGATGTTCGCGGTCGTGACCTGGGGATCATCCACCTGCGTCCCGCAGGTGGACCAGGTGTCGGCAGAGGGGCAGACCGTGTCGGTCGAACTGGTCGACGCTGACGCCGACGCCGCGTGCACAGCGGACATGGTGCAGCGCGCGAGCCTCGGAGCGCTTCCCGAGGGCGTCGACCCGACGAAGGAGATCACACTGCAGGTGACGTACGGCGACGTGGCCGACGACGTCGACCTCGACGGAGACCCGTCCTTCTCCGGCACGCCGGGGTCGTCGACCGAGTACACGCCGAGCGCGGGGTGGATCGGTGACGGCTCGCTCGTGCTGCTCACCTGGGGGTCCTCGAGCTGCGCCCCGGTCGTGGAGGGTGTGGAGGGCGCGGGCGCGACCGGTACCGCCACCTTCGTGACCGATGACACCCAGGTGTGCACCATGGATATGGCACCGCGGGCGACCATCATCGCCTTCGGCGATGATGCCGTGGACGACGACGCCTTCACCCTCACGCTGGTGGGTGGCGGGCTCGACGGCACGGTCGAGGTCCGCGGCTGAGCTGAGGACGGACCAGGCGTGGCGGGCTGAGGGTCAGAGCCCCGCGACCGGGTGATCCGCGGGGAGAGCCAGCAGCAGGGCTCCCGGATCCACCCGGCAGGTGATGCGCACGGCGGTGCCGAACTCGTCGCCGTCGAGCTCGATCGGGGTGGGTGAGCTCGCAGCCGCCTCCGCGACGTGTCCGCGGAAATAATGCACCGATGCATCCCGGCCCCGGCGTTCCAGCACGCGGCGACCTGCACGCGAGCGGCGGAGCACCGAGTTGTCCCACCAGATCTTGCGCCACACGCCGAGCCACCCCAGCATCCCTGTCGGCTGGATCACCGCGACATCGAGGATGGCGTCGGTGATGGAGGCATCCGGGATCAGCGCGATGCCCGCGGGGAGCAGACCGCAGTTCGCGAAGAGGATGCTGTGCACCTTCGTCGAATGCAGACGTCCGTCGTCGATCTGGAACACCGCGCGGAACGGCTCGGCCGTCACCAGAGATCTCGCGGCGCCATCGACGTAGGCGATCCACCCGACTGACTTCTTGAGGTCCGATCGCGTGTTCGCGATCATGTCGGCATCCAGCCCGACTCCGGCGAGGACGACGTAGGCGTGCTCCTCGTGCTCGCCGTTCTCACGGGTGAGCCGCGCCCAGCCGATGTCGATCGCATGGCGGAAGTCGCCGAGAGCTGCGCGGATCATCTCATCGGGGTTGCCCAGCGGAAGCCCGACGTTGCGCGCCAGCAGATTGCCCGTGCCGCTCGGGAGGATCGCGAGGGGAACCCCGCTGTTCGCGATCGCCTCGGAGACCGCGCGCACGGTGCCATCGCCGCCCGCGACGAGGACGACGTCGACATCGCGGGCGAGCGCCTGAGCGGTCGCCTGCTGGCCCGGGTCCTCGATCGAGGTCGGGTAGAACGCCGGATGCTCCCAGCCGGCCTCGCGCGAGAGTGCGCGGACCCTGGCACGCAGGTGCTTCTCGTCGACCTTGATCGGGTTGTACACGAGCGCCGCCTGTCGCCGGGCGGGGGCGCTCATCATCATGGCGCTACTCTAGCCCCGGCATCCGGCCCGCCCGTTCGCGGAGGACTCGCCCGGCCCGCACCATAGACTTGGTGGATGATCGACCTCGCACTCCTCCGCGACAACCCGGAGATCGTCCGCCGCTCTCAGGCCGCCCGTGGCAACGACCAGGGCACCGTCGACATCGCACTCGAGGCCGATCGATCGCGTCGCGCAGCCCTCGCCGCTTTCGAAGAGCTGCGCGCCGAGCAGAACGCCTTCGGCAAGCAGGTCGCGAAGGCTCCGAAGGAGGAGAAGGCCGCGCTCGTCGCGCAGGTCAAGGATCTCTCCGAGCGGGTCAAGCAGGCCCAGCAGACCGCGAATGAGGCGTCCGATGCCGCATCCGCCGCTCTCGCCCGCATCGAGAACGTCGTCGTCGACGGCGTGCCCGCGGGAGGAGAGGCCGACTTCGTCGAGCTTCGCCGCGTGGGCGAGGTCCCCGCGTTCGACTTCGAGCCCCGCGACCACCTGGAGCTCGGCGAGATCCTCGGCGCGATCGACATGGAGCGCGGCGCCAAGGTCTCGGGGGCGCGCTTCTACTTCCTCCGTGGCATCGGCGCCCGTCTCGAGATCGCGCTCATGAACCTCGCGCTCGACAAGGCGCTGCAGAACGGCTTCGTGCCGCTGATCACCCCCACGCTGGTGCGCCCCGAGATCATGCAAGGCACGGGGTTCCTCGGCGAGCACGCCGACGAGGTGTACCACCTCGACAAGGACGACGACCTGTACCTGGTCGGCACCAGCGAGGTCGCCCTCGCCGGGTACCACAAGGACGAGATCCTCGACCTCGGCAAGGGCGCGCTGCGCTACGCCGGCTGGTCGACCTGCTACCGGCGCGAGGCGGGCTCGCACGGCAAGGACACCCGCGGCATCATCCGCGTGCACCAGTTCAACAAGCTCGAGATGTTCGTGTACACGACCCCCGAGGACGCCGAGGCCGAGCACCTGCGCCTCGTCGCGCTGCAGGAGGAGATGCTGACCTCGCTCGGCCTCGCCTACCGGGTGATCGACGTCGCCGCGGGGGACCTCGGTTCGAGCGCCGCGCGCAAGTACGACATCGAGGCCTGGGTTCCGACGCAGGGCGCCTTCCGCGAGCTGACGTCGACCTCGAACTGCACCACGTACCAGGCACGACGTCTCGACATCCGTCACCGCCCGGAGGCCCAGGACGGCCAGACGGCGAAGACGCAGCCCGTCGCCACGCTCAACGGCACCCTCGCGACGACCCGGTGGATCGTCGCTCTGCTCGAGACCCACCAGCAGGCGGACGGCTCGGTTCGTGTGCCCGAGGTGCTGCGCCCCTACCTGGGCGGCCTCGAAGTGCTGGAGCCTGAGGCGTGACGGCGCCCTGGCTGGTCGGCCTCGACGTCGACGGCACGATCATCCTGCAGGACGAGACGATGAGCCCCGGCGTGCCCGAGGCGGTCGCGCGGTTGCGGGATGCCGGTCACGAGGTGACCATCGCGACGGGGCGCAGCTGGATGGCCACACGTCGCTACGTCGAGATGCTCGGTCTGACGGCGGAGTTCGTCGTCTGCTCGAACGGGGCCGTGACGATGAGGCGCGTCGGTGACGAGTGGGAGCGGTGGCACATCGAGGTCTTCGACCCCGCGCCCGTTCTCGCGCTGCTGCGCGAGCGACTGCCGGAGGCGCGGTACATGGTGGAGCTCGGGTCGGGCCAGCGGCTCTACACCGAGCACATGGACGACTGGACGCTCGACGCAGGTCGCCAGGTGGGCTTCGAGGAACTCTCGGCCGAGCCGGTCTCACGCATCGTGGTCGTCTCTCCGGGGCACGACGAAGAGGACTTCCATCGACTCGTCTCGGATGCCGGGCTCAACGAGGTCTCGTACGCGATCGGCTGGACGGCCTGGCTCGACATCGCCCCGCAGGGCGTCGACAAGGGCACGGCACTGGAGCGTGTGCGCACCGAGCTCGGCTTCGAGCGCGGTCAGGTGCTCGTCGCCGGCGACGGCCGCAACGACATCGGGATGTTCGGCTGGGCGCTCGGGCTCGACGGGCGTGCGGTGGCGATGGGGCAGGCTCCCGACGAGGTCAAGGATGCCGCCGGCGAAGTGACCGCGAATGTGGAGGACGGCGGTCTCGCGGCGGCGCTGAACACGCTTCCAGCACCCGCCCAGGTCAGCGCGGGAGAATAGAACTCGGCTAGACTCACGGCTTGTCGGCAGATTCGTCTGTCGGGAGGGTTGTCCGAGCGGCCGATGGAGCTGGTCTTGAAAACCAGTGGGCAGAGATGTCTCGTGGGTTCGAATCCCACACCCTCCGCTTTACAGGGAACGGTGTATCCCCGCACCGCACGCTGAACCGAAAGGCCCCGAGTGAGTCCGAACACCCGACGCCGTCGTACCATCGCGCGACACGGTCAGCTGCGCACTCCCGGTCCTCTGAACCAGCTCCTCAAGTTCATCGCGATCGGCCTCGCCGTGGTGCTCGTCAGCGGTGCGAGCGTCGCGGCGTACGTGTTCTACGACCTCTCCAGCACGGTGACCGCGAACGCGGTCGAACTCGAGACGAAGACCGAGCTCCCGCCGGACATCGGCGAGTACAAGGAGGGCTTCAACCTCCTGCTCACCGGCGTCGACACCTGCGAAGAGGCTTATGCGGCCTACTTCGGTGAAAGGTGCAGCGGCTCGGACGCCGAGGGCACCCTCAACGACGTGAACCTGCTCGTGCACGTCTCGCAGGAGCCGCGACGCATCACCGTCGTCAGCTTCCCCCGTGACCTGTTGCTCTCGATCCCCGAGTGCGAGGATGCCGAGGGCAACGTCCACTCCGCGATGAGCAAGCAGCCTCTGAACGTCGCGTACACCGACGGCGGGCTCAACTGCGTCGCGAAGACCATCACCGAGCTCACCGGGCAGGAGATCCAGTTCGCGGCATCCGTGACGTTCGGCGGGGTGATCGAGATCACCAACGCGATCGGCGGCGTGGACGTGTGCCTCGCGACCCCGATCAAGGACCGCTACACCGGACTCGACATGACTGCGGGCACGCACACCGTGCAGGGCCTCGAAGCCCTGCAGTTCCTGCGCACCCGTCACGGCGTGGGCGACGGCAGCGACCTCGGTCGCATCGGCAACCAGCAGCAGTACATGTCGAGCCTCGTGCGCAAGCTGATCAGCAGCGAGACCCTCGGCAACGTGCCGATGATGTTGAAGCTCGCGAACACGGGGCTCAGCAATGTCGAGGCCAGCACCTCGCTCGCCGATCCGATGAAGATCGTGCAGATCGCGCTCGCTGTGAAGTCCGTGCCGTTCGAGGACATCGTGTTCCTGCAGTACCCGACCGGTACCGACTCGGCAAACCCCAACAAGGTCGTGGCGAACAAGTCGGCCGCGCAGGAGATGTGGGACGCGATCAACGCGAACGCGCAGCTGCAGGTCACTCATGAGAACACCGCGAACGACGGCGTCGTCGTGACCGATCCGGTCCCGGCAGCTCCCACGGACGCGGCGGCGACGCCGGATCCTGCGGCGACCCCCGACAACGTGGTGGCTCTGCCCGACTCGATCAAGGGCAACTCGGCCGCCCAGCAGACCTGCTCGAACGGAAACGTCCGCTGATCCACGGGATCACCCGCTGAGAGCCGCCTCTGCCGTACCGCGAGAGGCGGCTCTCGTGTTCAGGCCCCGGGTGCCGGCTCCGCCGCCGGCGGCGTCGACTCCGCGGCCGGCGGGTAGAGCACGTCCATCAGCGCCTCGATGATTCCGGGCATGTCGACGCTCGGGTCGATCATCCACTGCAGCTGGAGTCCGTCGGAGACGGCCTGGATCACTCTGGCCATGGTGTCGGGGTCGAGCGTCGCGCGGCGACCGGCATCGTGCTCGAAGGCGACCGCGATGCTCTCCCGCAGTCTTTCGCTGCGGTCGAGGAAGTACCGGTGGGCGGGATGCTCAGGGTCGACGGCATCGACGGAGAGGCGCGAGAACAGCTCGACCACGCCGGGGACCTCCGTATTGCGGCGGATCACGTCGACGAAGGCGACTTTCGCCTGGGCGGGATCCGATGGCTGGGGGGCCAGCAGGTCGTGCTCGTCGCGGGTGCGGAGAACCTCGGTGAACAGTTCCTCCTTGCTCCCGAAGTAGTGCAGGAGGGCTGCCGGGGTGACTCCGACGACCTCGGCGATCTGCTTCAGCGAGGCGTTCTGGTAGCCCTTTCGTCCGATCACATCGAGCGCGCTCTCGAGGATCTCTCCGCGTCGTGCGACGCCCTTCGCGTATGAACCTCGTCGTGTCATCTCTCGAGAGTAATCCTGAACAACGTTTGAAATCCAATACCTACTCGCATATAGTTTTCGCTAGACACCGCTGTCGCCTGCGAAAGGAAGACCATGACCGAGCCCTCGGCATCCGACCTCACCCTCGAAGAGAAGGCTTCGCTCACGAGTGGAGCGGACTTCTGGACGACCAAGGCCATCGACCGCATCGGCCTTCCGTCGATCATGATGACCGATGGCCCGCACGGCCTCCGCAAGCAGTCGGGTGGCACTGACCACCTCGGCCTCGCCAGCAGCGTGCCCGCGACCTGCTTCCCGCCCGCCGTCGGCATCGGCTCGTCGTTCGATCCCGAGATCATCGAGCGGGTCGGCGCGGCCATCGGCGTCGAAGCCGCGATCGAGGATGTGGCGATCGTGCTCGGCCCCGGCATCAACATCAAGCGCTCGCCCCTGTGCGGACGCAACTTCGAGTACTTCTCCGAAGACCCGATCGTGTCTGGCATCCTCGGCGCGGCATCCGTGCGCGGCGTGCAGTCGCAGGGTGTCGGCACGTCGCTCAAGCACTTCGCGGCCAACAATCAGGAGTTCGACCGGATGCGCGCGAGCTCCGACGTCGATCCGCGCCCGCTGCACGAGATCTACCTGCGTGGCTTCGAGCGCGTCGTCAAGGACGCTCAGCCGTGGACGGTCATGTGCTCGTACAACCGCCTCAACGGCGTATACACCTCCGAGGATCCGTGGCTGCTCACCCAGGTGCTGCGCGACGACTGGGGCTTCGACGGCCTCGTCGTCTCGGACTGGGGCGCGGTGAACGACCGGATCGCGGGTGTCGCCGCCGGACTCGATCTCGAGATGCCCTCCTCGGGCGGACGCACGGATGCTCAGCTCGTCGCCGCCGTGCGTGCAGGTGATCTCGCCGAGAGCGTGCTCGACACCGCAGCCGCACGGGCGATCGACCTGGTGCGCAAGGCCGGCGAGCGTCCTGCCGTGTCGGGGCCGTTGGACGTCGACGCCCACCATGCGCTCGCGAGGGAGGCAGCCGGCCGCTCGATCGTGCTGCTGAAGAACGACGGCGATGTGCTTCCGCTCGCGACGGGTCAGAAGGTCGCGGTCATCGGTGCCTTCGCCACCGAGCCGCGGTTCCAGGGAGCAGGATCATCGCTGATCAACCCGACCCGAGTCGACAAGGCGCTCGACGAGCTGCGCGCGGTCGGTGGCGACGACGTCTCTTATGCGGCCGGCTACTCGGTCGCGGGCGGTGCCGTCGCGGCATCCGGGCGTTCCGACGACGATCTGCGCGCCGAGGCGGTGGCCGCGGCATCCGCAGCCGACGTCGCCGTCGTCTTCCTCGGTCTTCCCGCCGCAGAGGAGTCCGAGGGCTTCGACCGCGAGCACATCGACCTTCCCGCCGACCAGCTCGCGGTGCTCGACGCCGTGATCGCGGCGAACCCCGCGACCGTGGTGGTGCTCTCGAACGGCGGCGTCGTGGCGCTGCCGTTCGCCGGCCGCGTGCCCGCGATCGTCGAGACCTGGCTGCTCGGTCAGGCGGGCGG of Microbacterium sp. LWH13-1.2 contains these proteins:
- a CDS encoding glycoside hydrolase family 3 C-terminal domain-containing protein, translated to MTEPSASDLTLEEKASLTSGADFWTTKAIDRIGLPSIMMTDGPHGLRKQSGGTDHLGLASSVPATCFPPAVGIGSSFDPEIIERVGAAIGVEAAIEDVAIVLGPGINIKRSPLCGRNFEYFSEDPIVSGILGAASVRGVQSQGVGTSLKHFAANNQEFDRMRASSDVDPRPLHEIYLRGFERVVKDAQPWTVMCSYNRLNGVYTSEDPWLLTQVLRDDWGFDGLVVSDWGAVNDRIAGVAAGLDLEMPSSGGRTDAQLVAAVRAGDLAESVLDTAAARAIDLVRKAGERPAVSGPLDVDAHHALAREAAGRSIVLLKNDGDVLPLATGQKVAVIGAFATEPRFQGAGSSLINPTRVDKALDELRAVGGDDVSYAAGYSVAGGAVAASGRSDDDLRAEAVAAASAADVAVVFLGLPAAEESEGFDREHIDLPADQLAVLDAVIAANPATVVVLSNGGVVALPFAGRVPAIVETWLLGQAGGGAVADVLYGAVNPSGKLTETIPVRLEDNPSFGNFPGEFGHVRYGEGVLVGYRWYDAKGLDVTFPFGHGLSYTTFSYGETSVTADADGDIMVRVDVTNTGARDGREIVQVYVAPVASSVQRAPRELKAFASVALAAGETRAVELVVRREDLAYWDVRVDRFIVESGEYRVEVAASSRDIRSSSTVSVDGDVVSLPLTMNSSIGDVVAHPVAGPIVMGALGGLMDGLTGADSSAASMMPNDEAMEKMMASFPIGRLIGFPGVDVTHEQIEQLLVGANAGVLPQS
- a CDS encoding diacylglycerol kinase family protein — protein: MMMSAPARRQAALVYNPIKVDEKHLRARVRALSREAGWEHPAFYPTSIEDPGQQATAQALARDVDVVLVAGGDGTVRAVSEAIANSGVPLAILPSGTGNLLARNVGLPLGNPDEMIRAALGDFRHAIDIGWARLTRENGEHEEHAYVVLAGVGLDADMIANTRSDLKKSVGWIAYVDGAARSLVTAEPFRAVFQIDDGRLHSTKVHSILFANCGLLPAGIALIPDASITDAILDVAVIQPTGMLGWLGVWRKIWWDNSVLRRSRAGRRVLERRGRDASVHYFRGHVAEAAASSPTPIELDGDEFGTAVRITCRVDPGALLLALPADHPVAGL
- a CDS encoding LCP family protein, which codes for MSPNTRRRRTIARHGQLRTPGPLNQLLKFIAIGLAVVLVSGASVAAYVFYDLSSTVTANAVELETKTELPPDIGEYKEGFNLLLTGVDTCEEAYAAYFGERCSGSDAEGTLNDVNLLVHVSQEPRRITVVSFPRDLLLSIPECEDAEGNVHSAMSKQPLNVAYTDGGLNCVAKTITELTGQEIQFAASVTFGGVIEITNAIGGVDVCLATPIKDRYTGLDMTAGTHTVQGLEALQFLRTRHGVGDGSDLGRIGNQQQYMSSLVRKLISSETLGNVPMMLKLANTGLSNVEASTSLADPMKIVQIALAVKSVPFEDIVFLQYPTGTDSANPNKVVANKSAAQEMWDAINANAQLQVTHENTANDGVVVTDPVPAAPTDAAATPDPAATPDNVVALPDSIKGNSAAQQTCSNGNVR
- the serS gene encoding serine--tRNA ligase; protein product: MIDLALLRDNPEIVRRSQAARGNDQGTVDIALEADRSRRAALAAFEELRAEQNAFGKQVAKAPKEEKAALVAQVKDLSERVKQAQQTANEASDAASAALARIENVVVDGVPAGGEADFVELRRVGEVPAFDFEPRDHLELGEILGAIDMERGAKVSGARFYFLRGIGARLEIALMNLALDKALQNGFVPLITPTLVRPEIMQGTGFLGEHADEVYHLDKDDDLYLVGTSEVALAGYHKDEILDLGKGALRYAGWSTCYRREAGSHGKDTRGIIRVHQFNKLEMFVYTTPEDAEAEHLRLVALQEEMLTSLGLAYRVIDVAAGDLGSSAARKYDIEAWVPTQGAFRELTSTSNCTTYQARRLDIRHRPEAQDGQTAKTQPVATLNGTLATTRWIVALLETHQQADGSVRVPEVLRPYLGGLEVLEPEA
- a CDS encoding HAD hydrolase family protein, translating into MTAPWLVGLDVDGTIILQDETMSPGVPEAVARLRDAGHEVTIATGRSWMATRRYVEMLGLTAEFVVCSNGAVTMRRVGDEWERWHIEVFDPAPVLALLRERLPEARYMVELGSGQRLYTEHMDDWTLDAGRQVGFEELSAEPVSRIVVVSPGHDEEDFHRLVSDAGLNEVSYAIGWTAWLDIAPQGVDKGTALERVRTELGFERGQVLVAGDGRNDIGMFGWALGLDGRAVAMGQAPDEVKDAAGEVTANVEDGGLAAALNTLPAPAQVSAGE
- a CDS encoding TetR/AcrR family transcriptional regulator — encoded protein: MTRRGSYAKGVARRGEILESALDVIGRKGYQNASLKQIAEVVGVTPAALLHYFGSKEELFTEVLRTRDEHDLLAPQPSDPAQAKVAFVDVIRRNTEVPGVVELFSRLSVDAVDPEHPAHRYFLDRSERLRESIAVAFEHDAGRRATLDPDTMARVIQAVSDGLQLQWMIDPSVDMPGIIEALMDVLYPPAAESTPPAAEPAPGA